Genomic DNA from Roseimicrobium gellanilyticum:
CCGGGTGGCGGTCCCACGTCTTGAGCAGAGCCTCATGGTCGGCGTAGTTTCGTGCGACCTTGCCCATGGCCTTGTAGCGTTCCGGGCGAGTCGCGCCGCCGAGGCGGTAGCCTTCGTGGAAGAGGCTCAATCCCGTGTCCACCATGTACTGGGCCACGAGGTGGGGAGGCTGGGTGACGGCGAGGTAGTTCTGCACATAGCCACCCTGCGAGCTGCCAAAGGTGCCGACCTTTCCCGTGCACCAGGGTTGTGCTGCCAGCCACTCACACACATCCCAGCCATCGCGCTGCTGACCCCACTGCGTGGCACGATAGCCCACCCAGGTGCCTTCGCTCTCATGGGTGCCACGGTAGTTCACCATGGCCACCACGAAGCCCTTCGCCGCCAGCGTCGCTGCTGCTTTCCGTGTGCCCAGGCCAGTGATTTCCGCGTAGCGTTGCTCAAAGAGGGCGGGCAGCTTTTCCTGCGCGGGGGTCTCCGGGAAATAGAGGTACGCGGAGAGCTTCACGCCGTCCCGCATGGGGAGCATCACCTGTTCCTCGCGAACTCCCGGGACATCGAGCTTGGGGAGAGGCTTGGAAGCGGCGCTGGCAGGAGAGGGCAGAGCCAAGGCGGTGAACAGACTGTACCAAAATGCGAGGAGGCAGAGGCGGGGCATCCTCTCAGAACGGGTTCATCCGCAGGATTTTCCTTCAGATTGTCGCTGGGACTGGGCTTTTCATCCGACGGTCCCTGGTGAACGTAAAACCATTTGCACGCATGCAACTGCGCGCTAGACTCTCCGGCTCATGCATCCCGTTGCCGTCAGCATCCGGCTCATTCGAATTAGGTAGGGCTTCCGTCGCGCCAGACAGAAGTTTTGTGCGCTTGCATTGGAAGCCCCTTTCAGCTTTGCTGCCCCTCCGCGTGCCTCGTGGCACTGCCTTTCCCGCCTCCACAGGCGGCCTGTAAGCAAAGGCCCCACGACACCCCGGGACAGCTCACCGTCAACTGATTCCGCGGTTTCCGCCGCACCCCTTGAGCCAAACTTTTTTCATTGCATCACATGTCAAAGTCACCCGCAGTTTCCCTTTATGACACCACCCTCCGTGACGGCACGCAGGGCGAGGGCGTCAACTTCAGCGCGCACGACAAACTCCGCATCGCCCACGAACTGGACGCGTTCGGCATGCACTACATCGAGGGCGGCTGGCCGGGCTCCAATCCGAAGGACATGGAGTTCTTCGAGCTGGCAAAGACCCAGAAGTTCAAGAACGCGAAGATCGCCGCCTTCGGCAGCACCCGTCGCGCGAACCTTGCGGTGGAAGACGATCCGCAGGTGAAGATGCTCATCGATGCCGGCACGCCGGTCGTCACCTTCTACGGAAAGAGCTGGCTGCTGCACGTGACGGAAGTCCTGCGTACCACGCCCGAGGAGAACCGCGCCATGATCCGCGATACGGTGCGCTTCTGCAAGGAAGCCGGGCGCGAGGTCATCTATGACGCCGAGCATTTCTTCGATGGCTTCAAGGACGAGCCTGAGTACGCCCTCTCCACCCTGGCCGCCGCGCTGGAAGGTGGCGCGGATTTCCTGGTGCTTTGCGAGACGAACGGTGGCAGCCTCCCGCATGAGGTGGAAGAAATCACGAGGAAGGTGCAGGCCCGTTTCCCCGGGGCGAAAATCGGCATCCACTCACATGATGACGGTGGTCTCGGCGTGGCGAATGCGCTTGCCTCCATCCGCGCTGGTGCCGTGCAGGTGCAGGGCACGATGAATGGCTATGGTGAACGCACGGGAAACTGCAACCTCACCACCGTGGTGCCGAACCTCGCCCTGAAGATGGGCTATGAAGGCATCGTGCCGGATCTCACCAAGCTCACGGCGCTCTCGAAGTTCGTGGATGATGTGGCGAACCTGCCGCACTTCAATCGCGCGCCCTTCGTGGGCAGCACCGCCTTCTCGCACAAGGGCGGCACGCACGTGAATGCCGTGCAGAAGCTGGCGCGCAGCTATGAGCACATCCAGCCCACCGCCGTGGGCAATCGCCAGGTGGTGCTCGTGAGTGACATGTCCGGCCAGGACAACATCCTGCGCAAGGCCCAGGAGATGGGCTTTGACCTTAAGCGTGGTGAAGAGTCCCGCCGCATCCTGGACCAGATCAAACAGCGTGAGAATGACGGCTATGAGTACGAGGCCGCAGACGCCTCCTTTGAGCTGCTGCTGCGCCGCGAGCTTGGCCTCTACCAGCCCAGCTTCAAGCTGCTGGAGTATCACACCACACACCGCCAGCATGGCGAGCGTGGCCTGGACACTTGCGAAGCCACGGTGAAGATCGAGCTCAACAACGAGCGCATCTACACGGTGGAGGAAGGTGATGGTCCCGTGAATGCGCTGGACCAGGCCCTGCGCAAGGCCCTGGCCACCGCACATCCCGAGCTGGCCAAGGTGTCCCTGTGCGACTTCAAGGTGCGCATCCTGGACAGCAAGTCCGGTACCGCTGCCAAGACGCGTGTGCTCATCGAGAGTACCGATGGCGTGGACAGCTGGGGTACAGTGGGTGTGGATTTCAACATCATCGACGCGAGCTGGGAGGCTCTGCGGGAGAGCCTTGAGTTCTACCTCCTGCGGAAAAAACAGCCTCGTGGTGCGTAAGGTCAAGGAAGGCGAAGGTGTCAGAAAGGATGCCTTCGCCATCTTGACAATGGGAGGGCAGGAGCGAGGCTCCACCCTCCCCACGACTCGGGCGTTTCCTTTAGAGCAGCCTACATGGCTCCTTTGAACGGAAAGCCGCCAGTCGCCACCAACGCCCGCACGCGCCATGGTGATTGACCTTTCCTCCCGCATCCAGCAGCCACTCCAGCGCAATCTCTACAAACTCGCTGCTCCTCTCGTGGAGCGCGGTCTGGCGATTCGGAGCTTCAATGATTTGTACGAGCGCACGCGCCGCGCTTACGTCAACCATCCGGACTATCCCTCTTCCCGTGCCTGGTTCTCTTCAGGATTGAAGGAACTCGGTGCTCGCTACGAGGTCGACTGGCCTGCGAATTTCACCTTTCCCGCCGAGGGGCCGCTCATCGTGGTGTCGAACCATCCCTTCGGCATTCTGGACCCTGTGATCCTCGCGGACCTCGTGTCTGCGTACCGCCCGTACGTGCGGTTCATGACAAACTACCTCCTCGGTACGATGGAGGAGATGCGTCCGTGGATCATCGCTGTGGATCCCTTTGATGGGGAGAACAGCGCCCAGCGCAATCTTGCCCCCATGAAGGAGGCCCTGCGCTTCCTCCGGCAGGGCGGCACACTGGCCATCTTCCCCAGTGGGGAGGTCGCGCACTACAAGATGGGCCGCGGCATCGAGGAGAGCCCCTGGAGCTCTCATGTGGGCGCGCTCGTACGCCGTACGAAGGCGACGGTGCTGCCTGTGTATTTCGAAGGGCACAACAGTCCTCTGTTCCACGCTGCCGGCATGCTGCATCCGCTGATGCGCACGGGGTTGATTTTCCGTGAGCTCTTCCAGCGCTGCAAGGAGCCCGTGCAGGTGAAGGTGGGGCAGCCCATTCCCTTCTCCCGGCTGAAGAAGTTCGAGGACGACGAGAGCCTCACCCGCTATCTGCGTCTGCATACCTTCATCATGAGCCAGCGTGGGAAGCCCGAGGGGCGTCACAAGGAGGCAGAGGAGGTGGTGGAAGCACGGGACGTGAAGCCGGTGGTCGCTTCTTCCCAGGCAGAGAGCCAGCAGGAGGCGTTTGAGCGTGAAGTGGAAGCCTTGCGTGCCCAGGGCAGTCATCTCGCCAGCCAGGGAAACCTGAGTGTCTTTGTCGGATCCGCAGCGGAGATTCCCGTGCTGCTCCGGGAGATTGGCCGCCTGCGCGAGGTCACCTTCCGCGCCGTGGGCGAGGGGACGGGTGAAGAGATCGACCTGGATCGCTTTGATGATCACTACCTGCACGTCTTTCTGTGGGACGAAAAGGAACGTCGCGTGGCCGGAGCGTATCGACTGGGACGTGCGGACGTGATCATGCGCCGCTATGGAAGAAAAGGGCTCTACACCAGCACACTCTTCAAGTTCCAGAAACCCTTCCTGCAGCACCTGGATGATGCGCTGGAGATGGGGCGCAGCTTCATCGCGCCGAACTATCAGCGCAGCATTGCCGCGCTGCCGCTCCTTTGGAAGGGCGTGCTCACGTGGGTGACGCGCTACCCGCACTACAAGAAGCTCTACGGACCGGTGAGCATCAGTGGTGAATACCAGGGCCTCTCGCGGAAGCTCATGGTGGAGTTCCTGAGTGATAACAATTTGCATCCGGACCTCGCCACCCTGGTGAAGCCGCGGAAACCTTTCCGCTATGGAAAGAACCGCAAGCTGCTGCGCGAGTTCATCTCCGCGGAGCTCGGCAATGTGGATGACTTCTCCGCGCTCATCTCAAGTCTGGAGGAAGACGGCAAAGGCATTCCCACATTGTTGAAGCACTACCTGAGGCTCAATGGCACGCTGCTGAGCTTCAATGTGGACAAGGACTTCTCCTCCTGCCTGGACGGCCTCATCCTCGTGAATATCACGGAAACCGATCCCCGACTGCTCGGGAAGTATATGGGAGAGGAAGCCTGCGCCACGTATCTGAAGCATCACGGCATTGATGTGAAAGGTGGTGCCGGGGCTGAGGATGGTGCTGCGTCAGTGGCGGATCGGGCGTGATTCATTATCGAGGCGAGAGTGGTGTGCGAGCGCGGTCCGCCTTGTCGTCAGATGTCTCGTGACTGGATAGGCACTCGATGTGTTGAGTGATCGCGTCCCGTGCTACCTTGTCGCGGAGCACCGCTTTGGCAGGCACGTGGAAGCTCTGTATTGCCACGTTGCGCATCGAGCAAACTTTTTGGAGTGCTGGAGCTTGCTCTGCGTGAAGCCACTCACGACTTGGCACACGCCGAGGGGTGGCCACCTCAGGTCTGGCTTCACGGCAGCAAACTCCCTGCGGAAAGCTGGAGCAAGCTCCAGCACTCCAATTTTGCTGCGTCCTCGTGATCTATGGAGATGTCGAGGCTTCGCTTTCCGCACCTCAAATCACCTCGTCCACGCCGTCACCTTGGAATTGGAGAATTCCACCTTGGCTCGTTCATACGGCACGTAGTTCACCATCGGCTGGTACGAGTAGAAGGGATCGTAGCAATAGCCGTACCCACCGCGCGCTCCATACCACCCGCCATAGCCCCATCCTGGACCATACCACCCACCAGGCACGGCATCATAGGCGAGGTAGGACCACTGCTCCATGGCGCGCCCATTGCGCGAGCCGCGGAAGGCACGGTCCGGGCGTCCCCATGCAATGAAAACAGCCTGCTTGCTCATGCCTTCTTCAACCTCACCGCGCGAGACGAGGCTCTTGTGACGCTCGCTCAACTTGTTGTAGATGTCCGGATTGCGCTCAATGCGCTTCGCGATTGGCGACGCGCAACTGGCCAGCAACAAACAGGCAGCCGCAGCAAACAGAGCAGGCAGTGATTTCATGGCGGAAATAAACTTTGAAGTTTGGACGGCGGACGGTTTCCAGATGTTGAATCAAAGGTCCGGTGATGTCCCTGTATCCCTACTAGTAGCACACCTTCAACGAAATCGGCAATAGCTCCCGGTTGCTCACCCGGAGCTACCTTGGCCACCGAGCATCCGATTGCGTCCTGATTCGCTGGCGCGGCGGGTGCGGAAGAGTAGAGTGGTGCCCGGGCGTGTGTCTTATGCGCATCGAATCCAAAAACCCTAATCTGACTTTCTGGAGCGCCTACTGGTGGCTGGTGGCGTGCTTGTCGGGGATTTTCCTCGGGCTGCTTCCAGTCATATACTTCAGTACTGGGCGTCTGCCTCGGATCATCGTGGAAGTCGTGCTCCTGATGGAAGTTTTCATCTTTCCGATCGCTTACCTGGCGGCTGGTCTCCTGATGTGGGCGGACCCGAAACGGAAAACATACCTCTGGCAGGTCTCACCCACACATGTGGATGTTTACCTCAGAGAAAAGCTGATTGTTTCCATTCCTTGGAATGAAGTGGTGGAGGTAAAATTCAGATGGAACATGGTTGGACTGAAGTTGTTCCGCTTTTGGCCCGCGGTGTGTTGGGTGCACGGGATTTCGAAAGAGGAATTCGACAAGATCGAGGCCGTGCGCCGGGCGGCGAAATTGTCGCAGGGCGAAAGAGTGGCTGACGGGTAAGATTGGCCAGACCACTGGGCTTGCCGTTGGCGATTCCAGCGAAGGCACCGTGTTTTTGTCTGGCGTAAATCTGACGCCTCTCTAGGACTGAACCCTGAACTTTTTTGCTGCCATGCTACTCACCCATACCAATGCCAACGGAGAAGCCGCGATGGTGGACATCTCGGCCAAGCCAGTCTCGCGTCGTGAAGCGGTGGCCACCGGTCACATCAAGCTGCAGCCCGCGACCCTGGAATTGATCCGGGAGAATCAGATTCAGAAGGGGGATGTGCTGGCCGTGGCCCGCATCGCCGGCATCCAGGCGGCGAAGCTCACCCAGCATCTCATTCCGCTGTGCCACCAGATCCCGCTCAGCAAGGTGGGCGTGGACTTCGTGTTGAATCCCGAGGGCATCACCGCCACCGCCACGGCGAAGACCATCTGCCAGACCGGAGTCGAGATGGAGGCGCTCTCCGCAGTCACCGTATCCCTGCTGACCATCTATGACATGTGCAAGGGCGTGGACAAGGCAATGCGGCTTGACGGGGTGCATCTGGTGAGCAAGACGAAGGAGTTGGCCGAGAAAGGCTGACTCTGACGCACCTCCATGTCCACACCCGCTCCCGCTCCCACCGCCGCCGCCACGATCACGGTCGGCATCATCACCGTCTCGGACCGCGCCAGTGCCGGCGTGTATGAGGATCACGGCGGGCCCGCGTTGAGAAAGGCGAGCATGGAGCAAGGCTGGAGTGTGGAGGCAGAGGCACTCGTGCCGGATGATGTGGTTGCGATTCAGCAGGCGGTGCTTTCCTTTGCAGCCCAGGGTTGTGGACTCATTCTCACCACGGGTGGCACCGGCATTGCCGACCGCGATGTCACGCCGGAGGCCATCCGTGGCATCATGCGCGTGGAGATTCCCGGGTTTGGTGAGCTCATGCGGATGAAGTCGCTGGAGATCACGCCGAATGCCATCCTCAGCCGCTGCCTCGGCGCCATCGTGCGGCAGTCCCTCGTGCTCGCCCTGCCTGGCAAGCCGAGCGGTGCGGTGGAATGCCTCGGCTTTGTGCTCGGCGCCATTCCGCATACCGTGAAGGTGGCGCGCAAGGAGCCCACGAGCTGTTGAGTATTCAACGACGAAGAGAGGAGTGATGCCATGACGTCAGATGACATGCTCGACCTGCTCGCCTCCGTGGGCGAAGTCATCCCGCGCCGGATGTTCGGCGGCACGGGCTTCTACAAGAATGGCATCATGTTTGCCTTGGAAGCCTACGGCCGGCTCTTCCTCAAAACTGATGAGGAGAACCGGCAGATCTTCATTGATGCCGGCTGCGAGCCCTTCAAGTTTGTGGACAAGGACGGCAACGAGACCGTGATGAGCTATTGGGAGCCGCCGGAGAGTGCCCTCTCCAGTCCCATGAAGATGAAGCCCTGGGCACTGCTCGGGGTGGAGGCGTCATTGCGAAACGCGAAGCCGAAGTCAAAAAAGAAGAATGCACCGAAGGTGAAGGCGGAAGGAAAGGCAGCCGTGAAGGAAACGCCAAAACCGAAGACTAAAAAGAAGGCGGCAGCAAAGAAGGCGGCACGGAAGAAATGAGCCAGTCGGGAGAGAGGAGATAGAACTTCGGAATTTGTCATCATCACTGCCATGCCAGCCCACGCGGATCAGTTCAGCCTCACCACACGAGGGAAGGGGACCTATGAAATCACCTCGCAGGTGGAGCGCATCGTGCAGGCTTCTGGCATCAAGACGGGAACGGTCACGGTATTTGTGCAGCACACGAGCTGCAGCCTGGTGATCTATGAGAATGCCGATCCATCTGCGCGGACGGACCTGCATGAATTCTTCGAGCGCCTCGTGCCGGAGAATACTCCGTGGTTCGTGCACACCTGTGAAGGACCGGATGACATGCCCAGCCACATCCGCATGGTGCTTACGCGTACCAGCGAAGTGATTCCGGTGATGCGAGGTCGCATGACCTTGGGCACGTGGCAGGGCATCTATCTCTTCGAGCACCGCCGTGCGCCGCATACGCGTAGCGTCGTGGTGAGCGTGGTGGGGGAAAAATAGATTCGGATTCGGCCGAAGGGCGATGCAGGCTTGCGGCCCCGGTTGGAGCAATGGTTCCAGCCGGATTGTGATGGCAATGCCATTCGCCACTGATTCAGCTAAAGCTGAAGCTACTTTTTTCACTCACTCCGCATCCGGTGCCGTCCACTCTCTCTTGCGCTCCGCGCGCAGCATGGTCCTTCCGCCGTTGCGCTTGCGCATGGGGTCGAAGGCAAGGTCGCTCCCGTCCACTTTCATTTGATACACAATCTTGAGCAGTTCCCCCAGCCGGCCTTTGGGAAAGCCTTTCTGGTTGAACCAGGCGAGGTACTCCGCCGGAAGATCAAAGATGGGCACACCATGCGGGGGAAAATGCTGGGGACCGAATTTGCCAAAGGGCATGCGCATCCGCTCGATGGCGGCCATATCCTCCGCCATGCGGGCGGCAAGTTCATCAGAGTTCAAAGGAAGGCTCAGGTTGGAGTACAAATGAGTGTGGCACGAATCCCCGCCAGCGCACCCACCAAAGCATGCATCCTGCGCGAACTGTCAGCGTCCTCGTGCAGGATGCAATAACAACGGTGAGGAGAAACTGTTTCATTTCTCTGGACGAATCAGAATGTGGAAGGACCTTTGCCAGCTCATGAAGGTCTTTCGCGTGATTCTAAATTCCTTCGGTTCCACATTCGTCGAAGCCGATACTTATGAGCAGGGCACTTCAGTGCGATTTTATCGCGCAGGTCATGTCACCGCAGAGTATCTGGCGTCTGCGGTGAAGAGTGTGGAGGAAACCGGCATTGCTCCGCAGGGGCAGCTTTTCAGCACGTCTCCGTTGTTCAGGGAGAGTCGGGCCTAGTCACGGGTTCGTTTCCGGGCTGCAGGCGCGCCGGTGACCGTGGCGGGCGGACCTCAGCATGGTCTGTTTCAGATCCTCGGGGCCCCTCAACGATCTTCTCCAGGACGGCGAGTGCCTTTCTGCAGATGGACAGTTCATCTTCCGCGGCAGCCAGGCGGTGAAGGAAGTCTGCGTGCTGCTCCTGCCATTCACGGGTGCCTTTCCATGGTGATACCAAGTGCGCCTGCAGGAGGTGGCGGATGAAGTTCACCTTCCAGTGCGCATGCTCGAGGTTATCCAAGGCGTGGATGTGGGGGTGCATGACATCCGGAGCGGCAATCGCGGATCATCGCAGGTGCTCACTTCTGCGGTTGTGTAGAAGGCGAACTTTTCATGGGTAGAGCTCTGCCCACTCAGCGGGGAAAGCGGCCAGGCTTTCCTCAGCCAGGCGGTGGCGATTGACATGCTCGGCATGTTCCAGCTCCCAGTCGGGCGAGCCCCGGCCTCCCACGCCTTCATGCAAGGTGATCAGATGCGCGGTGAACTTCACCCGCCACCGGGCGTGCCCAAAGGCCTTCAGGTTTTCCGGCGTAGGCTCCATGGATCAGTCCCGAATGGCACCGGATTCGTGGCAGGATGCATGAATGGATGTTTGGAATTTGCACGAAAGTGTAATTATTAGGAACCTATTCAGAAGAGGCAGGTTGCACGATTGAGGGATGCAGCCAAGAGTTCTTTCAAGAGCCGTTCTAATAGGACTTTAGTCCTATATAGGAATCATTCCTAGACCGCTCCCTAAATGCGAGTCACCTTTCCCCCGCGATGAAGAAATCAAGCCCTCCTGCGTCCAATGGACGCAACCATACTTACAGACGAGCAGCAGACTGATGGCGGGCAGAGGGTTTTCACGCATACAACGCAGGGCGGTGGAAGCTGGGCGCATGGCCAGCGTCGCGCCCCCTGTCACGGTCCATACGGCTGGCGTGAACTCGTGCTCAAGGGAAGGCTACCGCAATCCTTGCGCTCAAGTGAGTCCGCAACCCGCGCCAATGAATGTCCGCACCGGGAGCAGGTCTCCCTCGATGCGCTGACAGTCTGCCAAGAACGAAATCCAATTCCAAGCACCGAGAAGGATGGCAAGATCACTTTCAGATTCCCTTTCCCAAGAAGCAACCACTTCGTCTACTTCAGCTTCACCGGCCATCGCCATGGCATCAGCATCGGCATGGGCGTTCTATCAGGAAGCCGTGCGACGGGTGACCAAGGCAATTTGCGCCGAGCCCTCATTACCGGTGGATGTGGCGGCGCTGTGCGCGATTGCCGAGATGACCCCTTTGCATCTGGAGCGCGCCTTCCACCTCTGCCACGGAGTGTCGATGGCCGAGTACGCCCGTCATGAGTGGGAGAGCAGGCGCACACGTGGCATGGCACGTCCGTGGCTGATTGCTGCCATCTAGCAGCCTAGCCTCTTTCCTCCCGGTGCTTGTCCTCGGCGGTGTGGAGCAACTCTGTGCGGGCCGCCACCAGGCGATCCACCAGGCGGGCCTCCTCCAGAGCCCAGGTCAGGGACCGGTCCTTCCGAGCCCGATGCTCGGAAAGCTGCAGTTCCACCATCGCAATCACTTGGGGGAGCAACGCGAGAGTTTCCGCTGATTCGGGATCCACGAAAGACACTGCCTCAAATAAAGCACCTCCGTGGCATCGCTACGACCCGCTTCTTGGTCTTTTCACTAAATAGTCACCTATGATGCAGCTTTTGCACAGTTGCGTTGGGCGAAGCGGCAGCACACGCAAGGTGGTTCTTCGCGCCAAATAAAAAACGTCCGCGGTGGCATGCTGCCATCCTGCGAAAGCGGCGGCGGCGATTTCCCTTCCAAAGGAGATCGCATGGAAGACAACATCAACATCACTGGCGATAGCAGGGCACAACGCCATTCGTCCATGGAGATGGAGATTGCCGTCCGGGCCTATGAGCTCTGGCAGATCGCCGGGGAACCCAGTGGGCGTGACCTGGATTTCTGGTTCATGGCGGAAGGCGAGCTCCAGGCGGAGAAGCAACCCGAGCCCGCATGGGAGGACGCAGCGCGGAAGCAGGCGATGCCTGAAGCTCTGGGCTGAGCAGGCTGCAGCTTCCGCACCCCGAACGGATGGTGTCCTACACCCTGACAGGGTGAATCATGCAGAATGCAATAACAAGTTGAAGGAAAAAAGTTTTGAATTGCGTGGACGAAGCAGAGACTCATGCAAAAGTCTGTGCGGCCCGCACATGAAGGTATTTCGAGTTGTTCTTCACTCTTTTGGTCCCACTTACATTGAAGCGGATTCTTGCATCCAGGACGCTTCCTCCGTCCGGTTTTATCGTGCCGGGCAATTGCTGGCTGAGTACCTTCCCTCCACAGTGAAGGCCGTGGAAGAGACAGAGCTTCCCGTCCAGGGTGACATGTTCAAGGGGACTCCGCCTGAGTCGGGGGCGAGACAGGAGGAAGACGATGGCGAGCGAGGGTGAGCGGCCGCGCGCTTGAGAAACGGCCGTTGGTGTGACTTGACCGCCTGCTTCTCCTCCTCACTTCATGCGATATACCCGATAGCTGAAAAGCTCCTCAGAGCCCGGCAACTCGGCTATGCGATCGAATTCTCCCGACTTCGTGACGCGCATGTAGAGGTCCTTTACCCGCTGCGGGATTTGCTGGTCGCTGCAGTGGTAGAGGTACAGGGGGAGGCCGGTGCGTTTGCTATCTGCAATGATGCCATCGAGATCCGCCACATTGTACAGAATCCGCACGCGTGGATCGTAGATGGCGCTCTGCCGGTCGCTTACGCCGAAGGTGCCTGTCATCGCGTTGGGAGCTTGCTCACGGATGAGGGCGATGGTCTGGCGCACCGGCTGGCGATCCACATTCCGCACCAGATCACGTGAATGCGCTGCGGCCGTGCCAAAGCGGAAGACGACCCACACCATGAGCACGGTGCTGGCCCAGCGCCACTGCACCAGACGTGCTGCCTCCTCCATGAGCAGCGGCAGGGCGAGCACGGCGGGGATGAGCAGGAAGATGAGGTACCACACCGTCATCGGTGTGCCGGGCCGTACGTTCATGAGGCACGTGAGGGCGCCCGCCAGCACCGGGGCCACAATCACGATGCGCGTGCCCGCACTCTGCACACAGGCCACGATCAACGCTGCTCCGCCAAGCAGCAGGAACATGAAGGGCGCGACTCCCGGTGAGAAGAAATACTCACCCTGCTCGTGCAGCCAGTCTGTGCCGCGATGCGCATCGGGAAAGAAGTTCTCGTACGGCCAGCCTGATACCATCACCGAGCCGAGATCGCGGTACCACTGCCACACATCCGTCACATAGCTGGGTTGCGGTTCCTTCAGGAAGATGAGGATTTGTGGGATGTTCGGCAGCATGAGCTGCAGCACGATGACCGCACCCAGCAGGTTCATGGCAATCAGCGTGCCAATCTTCTCCCACCCGCGGCGGCGCACCAGCTCGATGAGGGCGAGGAGATTCACCATGGCAGCCACCATGAGCGCTCCGGGGAAGCTCAGGAGATACAGCGCCTCACCCACGGCGAAAAGCAGCCACCAGCGTAGCTGGCCCGTGCGCAGCGCGACGAGAAGACCGTACAAACTCAGGCAGAGGAAGCACATCATCATCGCATAGCCGCGCGCCTCCGCCGCATAGCGGATGTGCCACGGGTGCAGCGCCAGCAACCAGGCGCCCACGAGCCCGGCCAGCGGTGAGCCGAGTTCCTTCCCCAACAGGAAGATCATCAGGAGTGTGAGGATGGAGGCGACGTAGGAAGGAAGACGTGTGACATATTCGGTGAAGGCCTCACGCGGGGCACCGGTGATGGCGCGCCACGCGTCGAGGCTCCAGCGCATGGAGAGTGAGTTCGCCACATGATTGTTTCCGTTGCGGCTTTCGAAGAGGGTATCCACCCACGTGACGGGCTCGAACTTCCACACACCATCCTTCTGCTGTTCCCAGGCGCCGTGGGAGAACCGACGCACGGCGTACTCTTCATCATTCCACAGGCTGTGATGCAG
This window encodes:
- the cimA gene encoding citramalate synthase encodes the protein MSKSPAVSLYDTTLRDGTQGEGVNFSAHDKLRIAHELDAFGMHYIEGGWPGSNPKDMEFFELAKTQKFKNAKIAAFGSTRRANLAVEDDPQVKMLIDAGTPVVTFYGKSWLLHVTEVLRTTPEENRAMIRDTVRFCKEAGREVIYDAEHFFDGFKDEPEYALSTLAAALEGGADFLVLCETNGGSLPHEVEEITRKVQARFPGAKIGIHSHDDGGLGVANALASIRAGAVQVQGTMNGYGERTGNCNLTTVVPNLALKMGYEGIVPDLTKLTALSKFVDDVANLPHFNRAPFVGSTAFSHKGGTHVNAVQKLARSYEHIQPTAVGNRQVVLVSDMSGQDNILRKAQEMGFDLKRGEESRRILDQIKQRENDGYEYEAADASFELLLRRELGLYQPSFKLLEYHTTHRQHGERGLDTCEATVKIELNNERIYTVEEGDGPVNALDQALRKALATAHPELAKVSLCDFKVRILDSKSGTAAKTRVLIESTDGVDSWGTVGVDFNIIDASWEALRESLEFYLLRKKQPRGA
- a CDS encoding lysophospholipid acyltransferase family protein, with translation MVIDLSSRIQQPLQRNLYKLAAPLVERGLAIRSFNDLYERTRRAYVNHPDYPSSRAWFSSGLKELGARYEVDWPANFTFPAEGPLIVVSNHPFGILDPVILADLVSAYRPYVRFMTNYLLGTMEEMRPWIIAVDPFDGENSAQRNLAPMKEALRFLRQGGTLAIFPSGEVAHYKMGRGIEESPWSSHVGALVRRTKATVLPVYFEGHNSPLFHAAGMLHPLMRTGLIFRELFQRCKEPVQVKVGQPIPFSRLKKFEDDESLTRYLRLHTFIMSQRGKPEGRHKEAEEVVEARDVKPVVASSQAESQQEAFEREVEALRAQGSHLASQGNLSVFVGSAAEIPVLLREIGRLREVTFRAVGEGTGEEIDLDRFDDHYLHVFLWDEKERRVAGAYRLGRADVIMRRYGRKGLYTSTLFKFQKPFLQHLDDALEMGRSFIAPNYQRSIAALPLLWKGVLTWVTRYPHYKKLYGPVSISGEYQGLSRKLMVEFLSDNNLHPDLATLVKPRKPFRYGKNRKLLREFISAELGNVDDFSALISSLEEDGKGIPTLLKHYLRLNGTLLSFNVDKDFSSCLDGLILVNITETDPRLLGKYMGEEACATYLKHHGIDVKGGAGAEDGAASVADRA
- the moaC gene encoding cyclic pyranopterin monophosphate synthase MoaC, yielding MLLTHTNANGEAAMVDISAKPVSRREAVATGHIKLQPATLELIRENQIQKGDVLAVARIAGIQAAKLTQHLIPLCHQIPLSKVGVDFVLNPEGITATATAKTICQTGVEMEALSAVTVSLLTIYDMCKGVDKAMRLDGVHLVSKTKELAEKG
- a CDS encoding MogA/MoaB family molybdenum cofactor biosynthesis protein; the protein is MSTPAPAPTAAATITVGIITVSDRASAGVYEDHGGPALRKASMEQGWSVEAEALVPDDVVAIQQAVLSFAAQGCGLILTTGGTGIADRDVTPEAIRGIMRVEIPGFGELMRMKSLEITPNAILSRCLGAIVRQSLVLALPGKPSGAVECLGFVLGAIPHTVKVARKEPTSC
- a CDS encoding TfoX/Sxy family protein, whose product is MTSDDMLDLLASVGEVIPRRMFGGTGFYKNGIMFALEAYGRLFLKTDEENRQIFIDAGCEPFKFVDKDGNETVMSYWEPPESALSSPMKMKPWALLGVEASLRNAKPKSKKKNAPKVKAEGKAAVKETPKPKTKKKAAAKKAARKK
- a CDS encoding secondary thiamine-phosphate synthase enzyme YjbQ; its protein translation is MPAHADQFSLTTRGKGTYEITSQVERIVQASGIKTGTVTVFVQHTSCSLVIYENADPSARTDLHEFFERLVPENTPWFVHTCEGPDDMPSHIRMVLTRTSEVIPVMRGRMTLGTWQGIYLFEHRRAPHTRSVVVSVVGEK
- a CDS encoding DUF3820 family protein — encoded protein: MNSDELAARMAEDMAAIERMRMPFGKFGPQHFPPHGVPIFDLPAEYLAWFNQKGFPKGRLGELLKIVYQMKVDGSDLAFDPMRKRNGGRTMLRAERKREWTAPDAE
- a CDS encoding AraC family transcriptional regulator produces the protein MASASAWAFYQEAVRRVTKAICAEPSLPVDVAALCAIAEMTPLHLERAFHLCHGVSMAEYARHEWESRRTRGMARPWLIAAI
- a CDS encoding DUF2934 domain-containing protein, whose amino-acid sequence is MLPSCESGGGDFPSKGDRMEDNINITGDSRAQRHSSMEMEIAVRAYELWQIAGEPSGRDLDFWFMAEGELQAEKQPEPAWEDAARKQAMPEALG